The following are from one region of the Streptomyces fradiae genome:
- a CDS encoding cytochrome P450 yields MTAESTAASPSATERPARCPAESSSATCPQLTFPLPVPDPLEPAPAYAELRGTEPVAPVTLPTGHRAWLVTRYEHVRQVLADPRFSKAALTEPDAPRLLPVAKGSKSLFTMDPPEHTRLRKLVARAFTARHIERMRPHVQEITGRLLDTMAAGGAPADLIAHLAQPLPITVICELLGVPLVDQDRFRVWSDVMLSISAHSPDAVMEARRGLNGYLGELIAAKAKEPADDLLTHLIEAREEDGDRLSEEELLAFGHTLLVAGYHATTGELVGALITLLRDPELWARLVADRSLVPGAVEELLRFSVAGGGAGAMRIAKEDVELGGAVIRKGDAVLPAITSANRDEEVFERPERVDLTRQNNPHLTFGHGLHHCLGAQLGRMELQLALEGLLDRFPGLRLAVPTDELRWVSGMAFRRPADLPVAW; encoded by the coding sequence ATGACCGCCGAGAGCACCGCCGCGAGCCCCAGCGCCACTGAGCGCCCTGCCCGGTGCCCCGCCGAAAGCAGCTCGGCCACGTGCCCCCAGCTGACCTTCCCGCTGCCCGTGCCCGACCCGCTGGAGCCCGCCCCCGCCTACGCCGAGCTGCGCGGCACCGAGCCCGTCGCTCCCGTGACGCTGCCGACCGGGCACCGGGCCTGGCTGGTGACCCGTTACGAGCACGTACGGCAGGTGCTCGCCGACCCGCGGTTCAGCAAGGCGGCGCTGACCGAGCCCGACGCGCCCCGACTGCTGCCGGTCGCCAAGGGCTCCAAGTCGCTGTTCACCATGGACCCGCCCGAGCACACGCGCCTTCGCAAGCTGGTCGCCCGGGCCTTCACCGCCCGGCACATCGAGCGGATGCGGCCGCACGTCCAGGAGATCACCGGCCGGCTGCTCGACACCATGGCCGCCGGCGGCGCCCCCGCCGACCTGATCGCCCACCTCGCCCAGCCGCTGCCGATCACCGTCATCTGCGAACTCCTCGGGGTGCCGCTCGTCGACCAGGACCGGTTCCGGGTCTGGTCGGACGTGATGCTGTCGATCTCCGCGCACTCGCCGGACGCGGTGATGGAGGCCCGGCGCGGACTCAACGGCTATCTCGGCGAGCTGATCGCGGCCAAGGCGAAGGAGCCCGCCGACGATCTGCTCACCCATCTCATCGAGGCCCGGGAGGAGGACGGCGACCGGCTCTCCGAGGAGGAGCTGCTGGCCTTCGGCCACACCCTGCTCGTGGCCGGCTACCACGCCACCACCGGCGAGCTGGTCGGCGCGCTGATCACCCTGCTGCGCGACCCGGAGCTGTGGGCGCGCCTGGTCGCCGACCGCTCGCTGGTGCCGGGCGCCGTGGAGGAGCTGCTCCGCTTCTCGGTGGCGGGCGGCGGCGCCGGCGCCATGCGGATCGCGAAGGAGGACGTCGAGCTCGGCGGGGCGGTCATCCGCAAGGGCGACGCGGTCCTTCCGGCGATCACCTCGGCCAACCGCGACGAGGAGGTCTTCGAGCGCCCCGAGCGGGTCGACCTGACCCGGCAGAACAACCCGCACCTCACCTTCGGGCACGGTCTGCACCACTGCCTGGGCGCCCAACTCGGCCGGATGGAGCTCCAGTTGGCCCTGGAGGGCCTGCTCGACCGCTTCCCCGGGCTGCGCCTCGCGGTGCCGACCGACGAGCTGCGCTGGGTGTCCGGGATGGCCTTCCGCCGGCCTGCGGACCTCCCGGTCGCCTGGTGA
- the asnB gene encoding asparagine synthase (glutamine-hydrolyzing): MCGIAGWVDFTADLRQEGAVVREMTTTMTLRGPDAGDVWIAPHAALGHRRLAIIDLEGGAQPMVAEEGGRVQAALTYAGEVYNFRELREELVLKGHRFRTRSDTEVVLRSYLEWGESFVDRLNGMFAFAIWDARSEELLLVRDRVGIKPLYYQLLPGGGVLFGSEPKAILAHPRASRTIDAEGLRELFGGVKAPGAGVISGMPELAPGHVLRVSRDGHRLRRYWQLEAHEHPDDLPTTIRTVRELLEDIVTRQIVSDVPLCTMLSGGLDSSTLTALAAHAKEKDGSGKVRSFDVDFVGYLDNFEPDLTHPTADSPYVRQVVDHVGADHRHILLGNTEMIDAATRRAVVHALDWPVLIAGPGSMDISLYLLFRAIRGQSTVALTGESADELFGGYPWFHHPEYGQPGTLPWSLAHNLGMPALFGPVTTRVDVRGHQADQYRQAAAAVPRMPGESGRARQFRESTYFFLTRFMRTLLDRKDRLSMAVGLEVRVPFCDHRLQDYVFNAPFEFKTFDGQWKSLLRAAAKDLLPEAVLNRPKTGYPISNDAAYDRYVQERFAKLVAGGDSAVLPLLNPTIVEDVRRDATAAAGLTRIEIDMALHLDEWIAAYGLGLAV, encoded by the coding sequence ATGTGTGGCATCGCCGGCTGGGTGGACTTCACAGCCGATCTGCGTCAGGAGGGCGCCGTCGTCCGGGAGATGACGACGACCATGACCCTGCGCGGCCCCGACGCCGGCGACGTGTGGATCGCTCCGCACGCCGCACTGGGCCACCGCAGGCTCGCCATCATCGACCTGGAGGGCGGGGCGCAGCCCATGGTCGCCGAGGAGGGCGGCCGGGTGCAGGCCGCCCTCACGTACGCGGGCGAGGTGTACAACTTCCGTGAGCTGCGGGAGGAACTCGTCCTCAAGGGGCACCGCTTCCGGACCCGCAGCGACACCGAGGTGGTGCTGCGCTCCTATCTGGAGTGGGGCGAGTCCTTCGTCGACCGGCTGAACGGCATGTTCGCCTTCGCGATCTGGGACGCGCGCAGCGAGGAGCTGCTCCTGGTGCGCGACCGGGTCGGCATCAAGCCGCTGTACTACCAGCTGCTTCCGGGCGGCGGGGTGCTCTTCGGCTCGGAGCCGAAGGCGATCCTGGCGCATCCGCGGGCGAGCCGCACCATCGACGCCGAAGGGCTTCGCGAGCTGTTCGGCGGGGTGAAGGCGCCGGGCGCCGGGGTGATCTCCGGGATGCCGGAGCTGGCCCCGGGGCATGTGCTGCGGGTGTCCCGCGACGGGCACCGGCTGCGCCGCTACTGGCAGTTGGAGGCGCACGAGCACCCGGACGACCTGCCCACCACCATCCGTACGGTGCGCGAGCTGCTCGAGGACATCGTCACCCGCCAGATCGTCTCCGACGTGCCGCTGTGCACGATGCTGTCGGGCGGGCTCGACTCGTCCACGCTGACCGCGCTCGCCGCGCACGCCAAGGAGAAGGACGGCAGCGGCAAGGTGCGTTCGTTCGACGTGGACTTCGTCGGCTACCTCGACAACTTCGAGCCGGACCTGACCCATCCGACGGCGGACTCCCCGTACGTCCGGCAGGTCGTCGACCACGTCGGCGCCGACCACCGGCACATCCTGCTCGGCAACACGGAGATGATCGACGCCGCAACCCGTCGGGCGGTGGTCCACGCGCTCGACTGGCCGGTGCTCATCGCGGGCCCCGGTTCCATGGACATCTCGCTGTATCTCCTCTTCCGGGCGATCCGCGGGCAGTCGACGGTGGCGCTGACCGGCGAGTCGGCGGACGAGCTGTTCGGCGGCTATCCGTGGTTCCACCACCCCGAGTACGGGCAGCCGGGCACCCTGCCGTGGAGCCTGGCGCACAACCTCGGCATGCCGGCCCTGTTCGGCCCGGTCACCACCCGGGTCGACGTCCGCGGCCACCAGGCGGACCAGTACCGGCAGGCCGCGGCCGCGGTGCCGCGGATGCCCGGGGAGAGCGGCCGGGCCCGGCAGTTCCGGGAGTCGACGTACTTCTTCCTGACCCGCTTCATGCGCACCCTGCTCGACCGCAAGGACCGGCTCAGCATGGCCGTCGGTCTGGAGGTGCGGGTGCCGTTCTGCGATCACCGGCTGCAGGACTACGTGTTCAACGCGCCGTTCGAGTTCAAGACCTTCGACGGGCAGTGGAAGAGCCTGCTGCGGGCGGCGGCGAAGGACCTGCTGCCGGAGGCGGTGCTGAACCGGCCGAAGACGGGCTATCCGATCTCCAACGACGCCGCCTACGACCGCTACGTCCAGGAGCGGTTCGCCAAGCTGGTGGCCGGCGGGGACTCGGCGGTGCTTCCGCTGCTCAACCCGACGATCGTCGAGGACGTGCGCCGGGACGCGACGGCCGCGGCCGGGCTGACCCGGATCGAGATCGACATGGCGCTGCACCTCGACGAGTGGATCGCGGCGTACGGACTCGGCCTGGCGGTCTGA
- a CDS encoding ferredoxin, which translates to MSEQWRITVQKTCRRSGICAAAAPRYFSVGEDHRTRPAAGPVDPDPELIDVVEACPAEAITLTDVSTGRPVDLAAPEAAVRPPEPREVRP; encoded by the coding sequence ATGAGCGAGCAGTGGCGGATCACGGTGCAGAAGACCTGCCGCCGCAGCGGGATCTGCGCCGCGGCGGCGCCCCGGTACTTCTCCGTGGGCGAGGACCACCGCACCCGGCCGGCGGCCGGCCCGGTGGACCCCGACCCGGAGCTGATCGACGTCGTGGAGGCCTGCCCGGCCGAGGCGATCACCCTGACCGACGTGTCGACCGGCCGGCCGGTCGACCTCGCCGCCCCGGAGGCGGCCGTACGACCACCGGAACCAAGAGAGGTACGCCCATGA
- a CDS encoding cytochrome P450: MSIDEAPPAFPFPAPDTFEPPEEFRRLREQAPVARVTLPTGDRAWLMTRYADVRAALVDPRLSRAAAEAPDAPRMGNTTPGPKTILGMDAPDHSRLRRLVMQAFTARRVEALRPRVEQLAEEQIRLVLVAPRPVDLMSCYALSLPIKVIFELLGVPYEHVDRLHAWSEVIFSLGGHSVEEVKEARGEIIGYLRGLIEQRREEPADDLLSVLVHARDEGQQLSEDELLDFAMIIMTVGHQSTANSLSTALFTLLHHPDQLALLRKKPELIPGAVEELLRFNPFVFTGTQLRVATEDLTIGETGIRKGEAVIASLGSANHDGEVFADPDRFDVERTPNVHLSFGYGIHHCLGAQLARLEMQIALRTLIERLPDTLKLAVPADWLTWKTGLTARALVNLPVTW; the protein is encoded by the coding sequence ATGTCGATCGACGAGGCACCGCCGGCCTTCCCCTTCCCGGCGCCGGACACGTTCGAGCCGCCGGAGGAGTTCCGCCGGCTGCGCGAGCAGGCTCCGGTGGCCCGGGTGACCCTTCCCACCGGCGACCGGGCCTGGCTCATGACGCGTTACGCGGACGTGCGCGCCGCCCTGGTCGACCCGCGGCTCAGCCGGGCCGCCGCCGAGGCGCCGGACGCGCCCCGGATGGGCAACACCACCCCCGGCCCGAAGACCATCCTCGGCATGGACGCCCCGGACCACTCGCGGCTGCGCCGCCTGGTCATGCAGGCGTTCACCGCCCGCCGGGTCGAGGCACTGCGCCCCCGGGTCGAGCAGCTGGCCGAGGAGCAGATCCGGCTCGTCCTGGTCGCGCCGCGGCCGGTCGACCTGATGTCCTGCTACGCGCTCAGCCTGCCCATCAAGGTGATCTTCGAGCTGCTCGGCGTGCCGTACGAGCACGTGGACCGGCTGCACGCCTGGAGCGAGGTCATCTTCAGCCTCGGCGGGCACAGCGTCGAGGAGGTCAAGGAGGCCCGCGGCGAGATCATCGGCTACCTCCGGGGCCTGATCGAGCAGCGCCGCGAGGAGCCCGCCGACGACCTGCTGAGCGTGCTCGTGCACGCCCGGGACGAGGGGCAGCAGCTGTCCGAGGACGAGCTGCTCGACTTCGCGATGATCATCATGACGGTCGGGCACCAGTCCACCGCCAACTCGCTGAGCACCGCGCTCTTCACCCTCCTCCACCACCCCGACCAGCTGGCGCTGCTGCGCAAGAAGCCGGAGCTGATCCCGGGCGCGGTCGAGGAGCTGCTGCGGTTCAACCCGTTCGTCTTCACCGGCACCCAGCTGCGGGTCGCCACCGAGGACCTGACGATCGGCGAGACCGGGATCAGGAAGGGCGAGGCCGTGATCGCCTCGCTGGGCTCCGCCAACCACGACGGCGAGGTCTTCGCCGACCCGGACCGCTTCGACGTCGAGCGCACCCCGAACGTGCACCTCTCCTTCGGCTACGGCATCCACCACTGCCTGGGCGCCCAGCTCGCCCGCCTGGAGATGCAGATCGCGCTGCGCACGCTGATCGAGCGGCTGCCGGACACCTTGAAGCTGGCGGTGCCGGCCGACTGGCTGACCTGGAAGACCGGGCTCACCGCCCGCGCGCTCGTCAATCTGCCGGTGACCTGGTGA
- a CDS encoding methyltransferase has protein sequence MTKTREEQGSLDLNGIIQLGMAFGSAKILLTANELGLFTVLSDSGPATEEEIRGKLGLHERGAREFLNALVKLGLLAREDGRYGNTKAADTHLVKGRRTYVGRFLSRSNSVLYGAWGGFTESLKSGESQIEGHGDDNMFKHLYRSEEQMRDFVAMMDALNWAVGPELAKAYDWSKVKTVTDVGGARGNLAATLIDAHPHLKATVFDLPAVEPAYEDHIGGLGLKDKIAFHGGDFFADPVPEADVVIIGHVLEDWSPERRKQLIKSAFDALKPGGTLLVYDPMLDDELSPLNNLLTSLTMLVVTHGGSEYRVDDCRAWMTEAGFAETSAELLDTNDILVIGRKK, from the coding sequence ATGACCAAGACCCGTGAAGAGCAGGGATCACTGGACCTGAACGGCATCATCCAGCTCGGCATGGCGTTCGGCAGCGCGAAGATCCTGCTCACCGCGAACGAGCTCGGCCTGTTCACCGTGCTGAGCGACAGCGGGCCGGCCACTGAGGAGGAGATCCGCGGCAAGCTGGGTCTCCACGAGCGCGGTGCCCGCGAGTTCCTCAACGCCCTGGTCAAGCTGGGCCTGCTGGCGCGGGAGGACGGGCGTTACGGCAACACCAAGGCGGCCGACACCCACCTGGTCAAGGGCCGGCGGACGTACGTGGGACGCTTCCTCAGCCGCTCGAACAGCGTGCTGTACGGCGCCTGGGGCGGCTTCACCGAGTCGCTGAAGAGCGGTGAGTCCCAGATCGAGGGCCACGGCGACGACAACATGTTCAAGCACCTGTACCGCTCCGAGGAGCAGATGCGGGACTTCGTCGCCATGATGGACGCGCTCAACTGGGCGGTCGGCCCGGAGCTCGCCAAGGCGTACGACTGGAGCAAGGTCAAGACCGTCACGGACGTCGGCGGTGCCCGGGGCAACCTGGCCGCGACGCTGATCGACGCCCACCCGCACCTGAAGGCCACCGTGTTCGACCTGCCGGCCGTCGAGCCGGCGTACGAGGACCACATCGGCGGCCTCGGCCTCAAGGACAAGATCGCCTTCCACGGCGGCGACTTCTTCGCCGACCCGGTCCCGGAGGCGGACGTCGTCATCATCGGGCACGTCCTGGAGGACTGGTCGCCGGAGCGCCGCAAGCAGCTCATCAAGTCGGCGTTCGACGCCCTGAAGCCGGGCGGCACCCTGCTGGTCTACGACCCCATGCTGGACGACGAGCTCAGCCCGCTGAACAACCTGCTGACCAGCCTCACCATGCTGGTGGTCACCCACGGCGGCTCCGAGTACCGGGTCGACGACTGCCGGGCCTGGATGACGGAGGCCGGCTTCGCGGAGACCTCCGCCGAGCTGCTCGACACCAACGACATCCTCGTGATCGGCCGCAAGAAGTAA
- a CDS encoding SDR family NAD(P)-dependent oxidoreductase: protein MELGLKDKVVLITGGSGGLGRPLARAFADEGARVALTYLSRVENAKAVAAEIAEAGGEALPVRLDLTDADSVRAAVAEVRDAWGGIDALVVNASASGGPSPHAPAFDEIPAERWLPPLRAEVEGAFHTVQATLPAMKPRGGGRIVFMSAAIVQRGLKGAEGYAASKSALHGLSRTLGTELFEHGILSNCVAPGPVVTEGLLEKLPEEVRDRVAGLDAEGARAALNKAMPFLHFSTVADVVNTTLFLASPANGNITGNVVYVDGGH, encoded by the coding sequence ATGGAACTCGGCCTGAAGGACAAGGTCGTACTGATCACCGGCGGCAGCGGCGGCCTGGGCCGCCCGCTCGCCCGCGCCTTCGCCGACGAGGGCGCCAGGGTCGCGCTCACCTATCTCAGCCGGGTGGAGAACGCCAAGGCCGTGGCCGCCGAGATAGCGGAGGCCGGCGGCGAGGCGCTGCCGGTCCGCCTCGACCTGACCGACGCGGACTCCGTGCGCGCCGCGGTCGCGGAGGTACGGGACGCGTGGGGCGGCATCGACGCCCTGGTGGTCAACGCCTCGGCGTCCGGCGGCCCCAGCCCGCACGCGCCCGCCTTCGACGAGATCCCGGCCGAGCGGTGGCTGCCGCCGCTGCGCGCCGAGGTCGAGGGCGCCTTCCACACCGTGCAGGCGACCCTGCCGGCGATGAAGCCGCGCGGCGGCGGCCGGATCGTGTTCATGTCGGCGGCCATCGTGCAGCGCGGACTGAAGGGCGCGGAGGGGTACGCGGCGAGCAAGTCGGCCCTGCACGGCCTGAGCCGCACCCTGGGCACCGAGCTGTTCGAGCACGGCATCCTCTCCAACTGTGTGGCGCCGGGCCCGGTGGTCACGGAGGGGCTCCTGGAGAAGCTGCCCGAGGAGGTACGCGACCGGGTCGCCGGCCTCGACGCCGAGGGGGCCCGCGCCGCGCTCAACAAGGCGATGCCCTTCCTGCACTTCTCCACGGTCGCGGACGTCGTGAACACCACGCTGTTCCTGGCCTCTCCGGCCAACGGCAACATCACCGGCAACGTCGTCTACGTCGACGGCGGGCACTGA
- a CDS encoding methyltransferase: MTPGSRAAAFSPLRELQTLQPFQWSAGLVARGMAELRIADALGDGRRTTEQIAEAIRAHGPSLERFLRVCELHRLVAPAAGAEDSAAVRLWELTPAGHLLRSDVPSLRGFSIAVNAPGMTRPWELVADVVRTGCPATRTVWGMDHWEYYAAHPDEARSYAETCASLSVEAAEALVASVSLAGEREIVDVGGSPGTVLARVLREVPEAHGVLLDLPWAIGYARETFEQAGLTGRVELVPGDFRAEVPAGGSLYLLKNVLCDLDDEAAAQLLAHCAKAAEPGSRLVLLDWEYTEHSSHVHANDVEFMVLTGGRARTEDEYRRLLAAAGFEDCRRLPLAGHERAPIALIESVRA; encoded by the coding sequence ATGACGCCGGGGAGCCGGGCAGCGGCGTTCAGTCCGCTGCGCGAACTGCAGACCCTGCAGCCCTTCCAGTGGTCGGCCGGCCTGGTCGCCCGCGGCATGGCCGAACTGCGGATCGCCGACGCGCTCGGCGACGGCCGGCGCACCACGGAGCAGATCGCGGAGGCCATCCGCGCCCACGGGCCCAGCCTGGAGCGCTTCCTGCGGGTGTGCGAGCTGCACCGCCTGGTCGCACCGGCCGCCGGAGCCGAGGACTCCGCGGCCGTACGGCTCTGGGAGCTCACCCCGGCGGGTCACCTGCTCCGCTCCGACGTGCCGTCCCTGCGCGGCTTCAGCATCGCCGTCAACGCGCCCGGCATGACCCGCCCCTGGGAGCTGGTCGCCGACGTGGTCCGCACCGGCTGCCCGGCCACCCGGACCGTGTGGGGCATGGACCACTGGGAGTACTACGCCGCGCACCCCGACGAGGCCCGCAGCTACGCCGAGACCTGCGCCTCGCTCTCCGTCGAGGCCGCCGAGGCGCTGGTCGCCAGCGTCTCGCTCGCGGGGGAGCGGGAGATCGTGGATGTCGGCGGCAGCCCCGGCACCGTGCTCGCCCGGGTGCTCCGGGAGGTCCCCGAGGCGCACGGCGTGCTGCTCGACCTGCCGTGGGCGATCGGCTACGCCCGCGAGACCTTCGAGCAGGCCGGTCTGACCGGCCGGGTGGAGCTGGTGCCCGGCGACTTCCGGGCCGAGGTCCCGGCCGGAGGCAGCCTCTATCTGCTCAAGAACGTGCTGTGCGACCTCGACGACGAGGCCGCCGCCCAGCTGCTCGCGCACTGCGCCAAGGCGGCGGAGCCGGGCAGCCGGCTCGTGCTGCTCGACTGGGAGTACACCGAGCACTCCTCCCACGTGCACGCCAACGACGTGGAGTTCATGGTGCTCACCGGCGGCCGGGCGCGCACCGAGGACGAGTACCGGCGGCTGCTCGCCGCCGCGGGCTTCGAGGACTGCCGCCGGCTGCCGCTGGCCGGCCACGAGCGGGCCCCCATCGCACTGATCGAATCCGTCCGGGCCTGA
- a CDS encoding methyltransferase, with product MSAELTQDRTGDRSDDRADDRVEACEGAPVIGPPPAQAVAELGWGMWASAVVQAAAQLKLADAVGDEPATVEEIAAAVGADVPALKRLMRALVGFRIFRQAAPGSYAHTPMSRAMRSDAPGSVTDIMLTGSHWGWEMWGKLAESVRTGGCAFQETYGKDLFTYFHEDDNAAGETCLKGYAAQSRAMNPGVVAALDLAGVDTLCDVGGGHGSLLKSLLEGNPGVKGVLFDRPHAISAALPELRAGGALGDRTELVTGDCFEGVPEADVYVIRQVLHMWDDDACHTVLANCLKAGRPGGRVVLLEQLVADPPETPWDALMDLHMLLVMGGWERTAEEYGAMFERAGLEYAGVVPSGTPLRLVVGRIPG from the coding sequence ATGTCGGCTGAACTGACACAGGACAGGACCGGCGACCGGTCCGACGACCGGGCGGACGACCGGGTGGAGGCCTGCGAGGGCGCGCCCGTGATCGGCCCGCCGCCCGCGCAGGCGGTGGCGGAGCTCGGCTGGGGCATGTGGGCGAGCGCCGTGGTGCAGGCCGCGGCCCAGCTGAAGCTCGCGGACGCGGTCGGCGACGAGCCGGCCACGGTCGAGGAGATCGCCGCCGCCGTCGGCGCGGACGTCCCCGCGCTGAAGCGCCTGATGCGGGCCCTGGTGGGCTTCCGCATCTTCCGGCAGGCGGCGCCCGGGAGTTACGCGCACACCCCGATGTCGCGGGCGATGCGCTCGGACGCGCCGGGCTCGGTCACGGACATCATGCTGACCGGCTCGCACTGGGGCTGGGAGATGTGGGGCAAGCTCGCCGAGAGCGTGCGTACGGGCGGCTGCGCCTTCCAGGAGACGTACGGCAAGGACCTGTTCACGTACTTCCACGAGGACGACAACGCGGCCGGCGAGACCTGCCTGAAGGGGTACGCGGCGCAGTCCCGGGCCATGAACCCGGGCGTGGTCGCGGCGCTCGACCTGGCGGGCGTGGACACCCTGTGCGATGTCGGCGGCGGCCACGGCAGCCTGCTGAAGTCGCTGCTCGAAGGCAATCCGGGCGTCAAGGGCGTGCTTTTCGACCGTCCGCACGCCATCTCGGCGGCGCTGCCCGAGCTGCGCGCGGGGGGCGCGCTGGGCGACCGGACCGAACTGGTGACCGGCGACTGCTTCGAGGGGGTGCCGGAGGCGGACGTGTACGTCATCCGCCAGGTGCTGCACATGTGGGACGACGACGCCTGCCACACGGTGCTCGCCAACTGCCTCAAGGCGGGCCGCCCGGGCGGCCGGGTGGTGCTCCTGGAGCAGCTGGTGGCCGATCCGCCGGAGACGCCCTGGGACGCCCTGATGGACCTGCACATGCTGCTCGTCATGGGCGGCTGGGAGCGTACGGCCGAGGAGTACGGAGCGATGTTCGAGCGCGCCGGACTCGAGTACGCCGGGGTCGTGCCGAGCGGCACTCCGCTGCGCCTGGTGGTCGGCCGAATACCCGGGTGA
- a CDS encoding MarR family winged helix-turn-helix transcriptional regulator, translating to MSSAERAERAQLTAAVDQELRGLVSQSVLFHQAVADRLGLSVLDLNCLGALVARGPMAAGQLAEENGVTTGAITGVIDRLEAAGHVRRDRDPKDRRRVLVTPMPNLEAKVFPLFESLGSSLAELCERFTESELETVLDFVRSAAPITHEEAVKLRAGKSAAKGSKRAAAAK from the coding sequence ATGTCAAGCGCGGAACGTGCGGAACGCGCACAACTGACCGCGGCCGTGGATCAGGAGCTGCGTGGTCTGGTGAGCCAGTCGGTGCTCTTCCACCAGGCGGTCGCCGACCGCCTCGGGCTGAGCGTCCTCGACCTGAACTGTCTCGGGGCGCTGGTGGCCCGCGGCCCGATGGCGGCCGGGCAGCTGGCCGAGGAGAACGGGGTGACCACCGGAGCCATCACCGGGGTCATCGACCGCCTGGAGGCGGCCGGCCACGTGCGTCGCGATCGGGATCCGAAGGACCGTCGGCGTGTCCTCGTCACGCCGATGCCCAACCTGGAGGCGAAGGTCTTCCCACTGTTCGAATCGCTCGGCAGCTCCCTTGCCGAGCTGTGCGAGCGGTTCACCGAGAGCGAGCTGGAAACGGTCCTCGACTTCGTCCGGTCGGCCGCGCCGATCACCCACGAAGAGGCGGTGAAGCTCCGGGCCGGCAAGAGCGCCGCCAAGGGCTCCAAGCGGGCGGCCGCCGCCAAGTGA
- a CDS encoding MFS transporter produces MSNPSAAAPPVEGDPKRKVALIVVLFAAFMDLLDSTIVNVAIPSIQADLTTGYATVQWVVAGYLLSFAVLLILGGRLGDMYGRKKLFLTGVAGFTVASVLCGFAGSPEMLVAARVLQGAMAALMVPQVLSIITAAFPPKERGAALGAFGGVAGLATVGGPIIGALLIDADLFGQGWRMVFLINLPVGILLFLAASAVIRESRSTESIKLDVTGTLLLTVGLLLLLVPLVQGRELDWPLWTFVSMIASVPVLAIFWAHQRRLGDAGRPGLIVPSMFRSRSFTAGIVANTVFFAVTIGHFLIFILFLQNGLGFSALRAGLTGVPWSFGVSFGAAFSATVLTAKLGRKVMVIGAVLLATGLAGIALTIQLRGAEIGSWSLLPTLLVGGLGMGMIIAPILDFILTDVPPEHAGAGSGVVNAFQQVGGALGIAVIGALFIGFLGTGADTAAKDAGGQLRTALVQTHVSPADQARLTETFQTCFTERTKSKDPTVEPASCAPLTQVTDPQAGAAIGAAAQDARREVFSAALQRTILAQIGLTALVLLLVLLLPKQARHHDEAWEETPEPGTEPTGPGVAEPRTA; encoded by the coding sequence ATGTCGAACCCGTCCGCGGCTGCCCCGCCCGTCGAGGGGGACCCGAAGCGCAAGGTCGCACTGATCGTGGTGCTCTTCGCCGCGTTCATGGACCTGCTCGACTCCACGATCGTCAACGTCGCCATCCCGTCGATCCAGGCCGACCTCACCACCGGATACGCCACCGTGCAGTGGGTGGTCGCCGGCTACCTGCTCTCCTTCGCCGTCCTGCTGATCCTCGGCGGCCGGCTCGGAGACATGTACGGACGCAAGAAGCTCTTCCTGACCGGCGTCGCCGGCTTCACCGTCGCCTCCGTGCTGTGCGGCTTCGCCGGCAGCCCGGAGATGCTGGTCGCCGCCCGGGTGCTGCAGGGCGCCATGGCCGCGCTCATGGTGCCGCAGGTGCTCTCCATCATCACCGCCGCCTTCCCGCCCAAGGAGCGCGGCGCGGCCCTCGGCGCCTTCGGCGGCGTGGCCGGTCTCGCCACCGTCGGCGGACCGATCATCGGCGCCCTGCTCATCGACGCCGACCTGTTCGGCCAGGGCTGGCGCATGGTCTTCCTGATCAACCTGCCGGTCGGCATCCTGCTGTTCCTCGCGGCCTCCGCCGTCATCCGCGAGTCGCGCTCCACCGAGTCGATCAAGCTGGACGTCACGGGCACCCTGCTGCTCACCGTCGGGCTCCTGCTGCTGCTCGTCCCGCTCGTCCAGGGCCGCGAGCTCGACTGGCCGCTGTGGACCTTCGTCTCGATGATCGCCTCGGTACCGGTGCTCGCGATCTTCTGGGCCCACCAGCGCCGCCTCGGCGACGCGGGCCGCCCCGGCCTGATCGTGCCCTCGATGTTCCGCAGCCGCTCCTTCACCGCCGGCATCGTCGCCAACACGGTGTTCTTCGCGGTCACCATCGGCCACTTCCTGATCTTCATCCTCTTCCTGCAGAACGGCCTCGGCTTCTCCGCCCTGCGGGCCGGCCTCACCGGAGTGCCCTGGTCCTTCGGCGTCAGCTTCGGCGCGGCCTTCTCCGCCACCGTCCTCACCGCCAAGCTGGGCCGCAAGGTCATGGTCATCGGCGCGGTCCTGCTCGCCACCGGCCTCGCCGGCATCGCCCTCACCATCCAGCTGCGCGGCGCCGAGATCGGCTCCTGGTCGCTGCTCCCGACGCTCCTCGTCGGCGGCCTCGGCATGGGCATGATCATCGCGCCGATCCTGGACTTCATCCTGACCGACGTCCCGCCGGAGCACGCCGGCGCCGGATCCGGCGTGGTCAACGCCTTCCAGCAGGTCGGCGGCGCCCTCGGCATCGCGGTCATCGGCGCCCTCTTCATCGGCTTCCTCGGCACCGGCGCCGACACCGCCGCCAAGGACGCCGGCGGCCAGCTGCGCACCGCACTCGTCCAGACCCACGTCTCCCCGGCCGACCAGGCCAGGCTGACGGAGACCTTCCAGACCTGCTTCACCGAGCGCACCAAGTCCAAGGACCCGACCGTCGAGCCCGCCAGCTGCGCGCCGCTGACCCAGGTCACCGACCCGCAGGCCGGCGCCGCCATCGGCGCGGCCGCCCAGGACGCCCGCCGCGAGGTCTTCTCCGCCGCCCTGCAGCGCACGATCCTCGCCCAGATCGGCCTGACCGCCCTGGTCCTGCTCCTGGTGCTGCTCCTGCCCAAGCAGGCCAGGCACCACGACGAGGCCTGGGAGGAGACCCCGGAGCCCGGCACCGAGCCCACCGGCCCCGGCGTGGCGGAGCCCCGCACCGCCTGA